The Hymenobacter sp. DG01 genome has a segment encoding these proteins:
- a CDS encoding polysaccharide biosynthesis tyrosine autokinase → METRPHTPSDEVDLHELLFRLRNRWPLFLASLLLAGLLAFLYLRVKEPVYAFRATMLLGDQGTGSKQAQELLKILEVKEKGTKMEDEIGLLTSADMVGQALNRLPFNVAYYAAPTTWLNTLKDVQVRERPAGAVPFRLVPDPNTPQLTGVRIYIEPQPDGRFTLRADADEGKLYSLPTGELVREVLDVHLNETVRLGDTLRHPLLTAVLLPEPGYPAGSSAERYFVVLRDHNSLIAEYSKHLSIKPIDRESRIIELTSKGAVPQKEVQFLDTLMQSYVENDLLSKNLTGQKTVAFLDKEIGHLSDSLRRSTAALSSFRAARGVVDASAQSARGIQQQGELEMMRAKVATNRKYYQNMLSYLRENQGTTQIVAPSSVGIEDPVVNNLILQLTDLNSQRAALGVNASFENPMVTVLNERIRVAKETLTQTLANMTRAADITLRDLDAQLARVRGSMSQMPENERQLASLQSKSDFNDKNYQFLIEKRAEAAIALATNATDKKVVDAAGMQGDTPTAPKPGVVLLIALVAGLGLPLGLTLLLDKANRRIQSKEDLSRITAIPLLGVVAHGSKQDKENMLHDPKGPLPESFRSIRVNLQYLAAGLDKKLIGVTSSVPGEGKTFCSVNLAAEMAQSGRKVLLLECDLRRPTVASYFQLDKACAEHGLSSYLMGLSSLEESRHPSGVRNLDVMCCGPTPANPTELLESTRMEELLAQLRQQYDYVIVDTPPSGYVSEFFMLLRHLDANIYVVRQNYTDKGLIAQINELHREQKVKHIYIVINDMHFTKTYEYRHKEKAYAYGY, encoded by the coding sequence ATGGAAACACGTCCACACACTCCCTCCGACGAAGTTGATCTGCACGAGCTGCTGTTCCGGTTGCGCAACCGGTGGCCGCTGTTTCTGGCGTCGTTGCTGCTGGCGGGTCTGCTGGCCTTTCTCTACCTGCGGGTGAAAGAGCCTGTATATGCCTTCCGGGCCACCATGCTGCTGGGCGACCAGGGCACAGGCTCGAAGCAGGCCCAGGAGCTGCTCAAAATCCTGGAGGTGAAGGAGAAGGGCACAAAGATGGAAGACGAAATCGGGCTGCTGACCTCGGCCGATATGGTGGGGCAGGCCCTCAACCGCCTGCCGTTCAACGTGGCCTACTACGCTGCCCCCACCACCTGGCTTAACACGCTCAAGGATGTGCAGGTGCGGGAGCGGCCGGCCGGGGCCGTGCCCTTCCGGCTGGTGCCCGACCCCAATACCCCCCAGCTCACGGGAGTCCGTATTTACATCGAGCCCCAGCCTGATGGCCGGTTTACCCTCAGGGCCGACGCCGACGAAGGCAAGCTTTACAGCCTACCAACCGGCGAGCTGGTGCGGGAGGTGCTGGATGTGCACCTGAACGAAACCGTGCGCCTCGGCGACACGCTCCGTCACCCCCTGCTTACGGCCGTGCTGCTGCCCGAGCCAGGCTACCCGGCCGGAAGTTCGGCGGAGCGCTACTTTGTGGTGCTGCGCGACCATAACAGCCTGATTGCCGAGTATAGTAAGCATTTGTCCATCAAGCCCATCGACCGGGAATCGCGCATTATTGAGCTGACCAGCAAGGGCGCCGTGCCCCAGAAAGAGGTGCAGTTTCTGGATACCCTGATGCAGAGCTACGTGGAAAACGACCTGCTTAGCAAGAACCTGACCGGGCAGAAAACGGTAGCCTTCCTCGACAAGGAAATCGGCCACCTCTCTGATTCGTTGCGGCGTTCCACGGCGGCCCTGAGCTCGTTTCGGGCGGCCCGGGGGGTAGTAGATGCCAGCGCCCAGTCGGCGCGCGGTATTCAGCAGCAGGGCGAGCTGGAAATGATGCGGGCCAAAGTGGCCACCAACCGCAAGTACTACCAGAACATGCTCAGCTACCTGCGCGAAAACCAGGGCACCACCCAGATTGTGGCCCCCAGCAGCGTGGGTATAGAGGATCCGGTAGTCAACAACCTGATTCTGCAGCTCACCGACCTGAACAGCCAGCGGGCAGCCCTGGGCGTGAATGCCAGCTTTGAAAACCCTATGGTCACGGTGCTGAATGAGCGCATCAGGGTAGCCAAGGAAACCCTGACCCAGACCCTGGCCAATATGACCCGCGCCGCCGACATTACCCTGCGCGACCTGGACGCCCAGCTTGCACGGGTACGGGGCAGCATGAGCCAGATGCCGGAAAATGAGCGCCAGCTGGCCTCGCTGCAAAGCAAATCCGATTTCAACGACAAAAACTACCAGTTCCTGATTGAGAAGCGGGCCGAAGCCGCCATTGCCCTGGCCACCAACGCCACCGATAAGAAGGTAGTGGATGCGGCCGGCATGCAGGGCGATACGCCTACCGCGCCCAAGCCGGGGGTAGTGCTGCTGATTGCTCTGGTAGCCGGACTGGGCCTGCCCCTGGGCCTTACCCTGCTGCTGGACAAGGCCAACCGCCGCATCCAGAGCAAGGAGGACCTTTCGCGCATTACCGCTATTCCGCTGCTGGGCGTGGTAGCCCACGGCAGTAAGCAGGATAAGGAAAACATGCTGCACGACCCCAAAGGCCCCCTGCCCGAGTCGTTCCGCTCCATTCGGGTGAACCTGCAGTACCTGGCCGCCGGCCTCGATAAGAAGCTTATCGGGGTTACCTCCTCGGTGCCGGGCGAAGGCAAAACCTTCTGCTCAGTAAACCTGGCAGCTGAAATGGCCCAGAGCGGCCGGAAGGTGCTGCTGCTGGAGTGCGACCTGCGCCGCCCCACGGTGGCGAGCTACTTTCAGCTGGACAAAGCCTGCGCCGAGCATGGCCTGAGCAGCTACCTGATGGGGCTGAGCAGCCTGGAGGAAAGCCGCCACCCCTCGGGCGTGCGCAACCTGGACGTCATGTGCTGCGGCCCGACTCCGGCTAACCCCACCGAGCTGCTGGAAAGCACCCGCATGGAGGAGCTGCTGGCCCAGCTGCGCCAGCAGTACGACTACGTGATTGTAGATACCCCACCCTCGGGCTACGTTTCGGAGTTCTTTATGCTGCTGCGCCACCTCGATGCCAACATTTACGTGGTGCGCCAGAACTACACCGACAAGGGCCTGATTGCCCAAATCAACGAGCTGCACCGCGAGCAGAAGGTAAAGCATATCTACATCGTCATCAATGATATGCACTTCACCAAAACCTACGAATACCGCCACAAGGAAAAGGCCTATGCCTACGGCTACTAG
- a CDS encoding lipopolysaccharide biosynthesis protein: protein MASSAPNLTTAAVQGVKWTTAATLTTSLLQIGYTATMARLLSPAAFGLVALAGVILRFGSYFAQMGMEQAIIQKPDITRNDIRAAFTSSVALSLVFAGLLVLGAPLAAGLVRQPEVVPVVRVLAAGLLLTGLNATALSLLRRRMQFRAMALMEVASYVLSYGGLGIGLALQGYGVWSLVAATLGQGLLLTVLSYAAERHAIRPLFDWATYRPLLAYGSRMSAISFLEFITGSLDTLLIGRLLGAAALGIYSRGWQLIGLPVYMLTTSVSKVVFPSFSQLQSDRARLKTVYLGSITLIATLVLPICAGAAVAAPEIVRVMLGPNWTATIPILRVVCAAFGLSMVTMFAGVVCDATATLTPKLWLNLGYAVLLTGLFFGLSRFGLLGVAGAVVAGEVIRTVLYLLLMRRVLAVRTAEVLGSYVPGLLAGVAVAAGIAAVRLLLPPGTVPASVLLVEMLTGALLLGALAVGAPPARLRSVLRRLLARLQEGPHSPGRAQQLLRAFAARLARLDGEPAPVAAPAAPRRPHPALLPDPETELV, encoded by the coding sequence ATGGCATCTTCTGCTCCTAACCTCACCACCGCCGCCGTACAGGGCGTCAAGTGGACGACTGCGGCAACTCTTACCACTTCCCTGCTTCAAATCGGCTACACCGCAACCATGGCCCGCCTGCTGAGTCCGGCGGCCTTTGGGTTGGTGGCGCTGGCCGGCGTAATTCTGCGGTTTGGCTCCTACTTCGCCCAGATGGGCATGGAGCAGGCCATTATTCAGAAGCCCGACATTACCCGCAACGATATTCGGGCAGCCTTCACCTCGTCGGTGGCCCTGAGCTTGGTGTTTGCCGGGCTGCTGGTGCTGGGTGCCCCCCTGGCGGCCGGCCTGGTACGCCAGCCCGAGGTAGTGCCCGTGGTGCGGGTGCTGGCCGCCGGCCTGCTCCTGACGGGCCTCAATGCTACGGCCCTGAGCCTGCTGCGCCGCCGGATGCAGTTCCGGGCCATGGCCCTGATGGAGGTAGCTTCCTATGTGCTCAGCTACGGTGGCTTGGGCATCGGATTGGCGCTACAGGGATACGGAGTCTGGAGCCTGGTAGCCGCCACGCTGGGGCAGGGCCTGCTTCTGACGGTGCTGAGCTACGCCGCTGAGCGCCACGCTATTCGCCCGCTCTTCGACTGGGCCACGTACCGCCCCCTGCTGGCCTACGGCAGCCGTATGTCGGCCATCAGCTTCCTGGAGTTTATTACCGGCTCCCTCGATACCCTGCTGATTGGCCGGCTGCTGGGCGCGGCTGCCCTGGGCATTTACAGCCGGGGCTGGCAGCTGATTGGCTTGCCCGTGTACATGCTGACCACCAGCGTATCGAAGGTGGTTTTCCCGTCCTTCAGCCAGCTGCAGTCTGACAGGGCGCGGCTGAAAACGGTGTACCTGGGCAGCATCACCCTGATTGCTACCCTGGTACTGCCCATCTGTGCCGGCGCGGCCGTTGCCGCGCCCGAAATCGTGCGGGTGATGCTGGGCCCCAACTGGACGGCTACCATCCCAATTCTGCGGGTGGTGTGCGCGGCCTTTGGCCTGAGTATGGTGACGATGTTTGCCGGGGTAGTGTGCGATGCTACCGCTACCCTCACGCCCAAGCTGTGGCTGAACCTGGGCTACGCCGTGCTGCTCACGGGCCTGTTCTTCGGGCTAAGTCGGTTTGGGCTGCTGGGCGTGGCTGGCGCGGTAGTGGCCGGCGAAGTGATTCGGACGGTGCTCTACCTGCTGCTGATGCGGCGGGTGCTGGCCGTGCGGACGGCCGAGGTGCTGGGCTCGTACGTGCCCGGCCTGCTGGCGGGGGTAGCCGTGGCGGCGGGTATTGCGGCCGTTCGGTTGCTGCTGCCGCCCGGTACCGTGCCCGCCTCGGTGCTGCTGGTTGAAATGCTGACTGGGGCGCTGCTGCTGGGTGCCTTGGCTGTAGGAGCTCCGCCCGCCCGCCTGCGCAGTGTACTGCGCCGCCTGCTGGCCCGCCTGCAGGAAGGCCCGCACAGCCCGGGCCGCGCCCAGCAGCTGCTTCGCGCGTTTGCCGCCCGCCTGGCCCGCCTCGATGGTGAGCCGGCTCCGGTTGCCGCGCCGGCGGCCCCGCGCCGCCCCCACCCGGCCTTACTCCCCGATCCGGAAACCGAACTGGTATAG
- a CDS encoding glycosyltransferase family 1 protein encodes MRVLYDHQAFTLQDFGGITRYHHELLCHASWQAELAVTLSNNLYLRDGSYSHHRTFLPNVPLRGRWRVIRYFNHRASVRALRRGEYDVFHPTLTDDDYFLELLDDRPLVITLHDTIPALFPQYYPDRDGKVLERIVRRASRIITVSENTRADVLRLLPVAPERVCVVPHGYAGREYSHPGPALPLPACYVLFTGSRALYKNFGCLVEALALLPPAVAADLHLVCAGGGPFTSPEQEHLQRAGWAGRAHQFGPVSDAQLNQLYRQALVFVFPSQYEGFGLPILEAFGQQCPVVLSSASCFPEIAQDAALYHHPHQPAELAQQLERLLLDTALRQDLVRVGQLRLLDFSWPQTARRTRAVYEAAAQDTNPFSTPAPVAPRIPVLEL; translated from the coding sequence ATGCGGGTACTCTACGATCATCAGGCCTTCACACTGCAGGACTTCGGGGGTATTACGCGCTACCATCACGAGCTGCTCTGCCACGCCAGCTGGCAGGCGGAGCTGGCCGTAACCCTAAGCAACAACCTGTACCTCCGCGACGGAAGCTACTCCCACCACCGAACTTTTCTGCCCAACGTGCCGCTGCGGGGCCGCTGGCGCGTTATCCGGTATTTCAACCACCGGGCCTCGGTGCGGGCACTGCGCCGGGGTGAGTACGATGTTTTTCATCCCACCCTCACCGACGACGACTACTTTCTGGAGCTGCTCGATGACCGGCCCCTGGTCATTACCCTCCACGATACCATTCCGGCCCTGTTTCCGCAGTACTACCCCGACCGCGACGGGAAAGTGCTGGAGCGCATTGTGCGGCGGGCCAGCCGCATTATCACCGTTTCGGAAAACACCCGCGCCGATGTGCTGCGCCTGCTGCCGGTAGCACCCGAGCGGGTATGCGTGGTACCCCACGGCTACGCCGGCCGCGAGTATTCGCACCCCGGCCCGGCCCTACCCCTGCCGGCGTGCTACGTGCTGTTTACCGGCAGCCGGGCCCTGTACAAGAACTTTGGCTGCCTGGTAGAGGCCCTGGCCTTGCTCCCCCCGGCCGTAGCGGCCGACCTGCACCTGGTATGCGCTGGGGGCGGCCCCTTCACGTCCCCGGAGCAGGAGCACTTGCAGCGCGCCGGATGGGCAGGCCGCGCCCACCAGTTCGGGCCCGTGTCCGATGCCCAGCTCAACCAGCTATACCGCCAGGCCCTGGTGTTCGTGTTTCCCTCGCAGTACGAGGGCTTCGGGCTGCCCATTCTGGAGGCCTTCGGGCAGCAGTGCCCGGTAGTGCTGAGTAGTGCCTCCTGCTTTCCGGAAATAGCCCAGGACGCGGCCCTGTACCACCACCCGCACCAGCCCGCCGAGCTGGCCCAGCAGCTGGAGCGTCTGCTGCTGGATACCGCCCTGCGCCAGGACCTGGTGCGGGTGGGCCAGCTGCGCCTGCTCGACTTCAGCTGGCCCCAGACGGCCCGCCGCACCCGCGCCGTGTACGAAGCCGCCGCCCAGGACACCAACCCGTTCTCCACCCCCGCCCCGGTAGCACCCCGCATTCCCGTGCTTGAGCTATGA
- a CDS encoding O-antigen ligase has product MKISLRFRHVLPALVVVATDRAFTDFVFPDPDDPRLGLYSYAITGFSLLLIGRYFRYLSPVMRRWLLLTLAATAALALESYNGWGTPFVYPHVFAKLLTLLPIFGLYAYYRRYPLPIPLLMGLLLVGLVINLALYHPDALSVSAFLENERGFDVTSAFLLLLLALYYFNHYLTRGGLLRLGLFFLIVGLIVFLQHRTVWLTTILALALNGLLVATGRVEGARLSLNRLLPVVLMPLLAVVLGGTALMLDNPQVLRRLETSLEDIEHADKQGTGSWRLQQIETYQPFVEEHPILGLRLEGFELPVQFYGDGDTPVWADRTGHHFHSFYLDRLFYFGVLGLLLVIAVPIVQLWQRVRQPVPLSPATAALVCYVGCSLLYGVSYDWPPYLYGLIGLTLALAAPVTAAAPAASPAFPRADEDLVRLPYSAPQAPSPHAVHS; this is encoded by the coding sequence ATGAAAATCAGTCTGCGCTTTCGCCATGTGCTGCCCGCACTGGTGGTGGTAGCCACCGACCGGGCCTTCACCGATTTCGTGTTTCCCGATCCTGACGACCCCCGCCTGGGCCTCTACAGCTACGCCATCACGGGCTTCTCGCTATTGCTGATTGGGCGGTATTTCCGCTACCTGAGCCCGGTAATGCGGCGGTGGCTACTCCTGACGCTGGCCGCCACTGCGGCCCTGGCCCTGGAGTCGTACAATGGCTGGGGCACGCCTTTCGTGTACCCGCACGTATTCGCCAAGCTGCTGACGCTGCTGCCCATTTTCGGCCTGTACGCCTATTACCGCCGCTACCCCCTCCCGATTCCTCTGCTCATGGGGTTGCTGCTGGTCGGGCTGGTCATCAACCTGGCCTTGTATCACCCTGACGCCTTGAGCGTTTCGGCCTTCCTGGAAAACGAGCGGGGCTTTGATGTAACCTCGGCGTTTCTGCTGCTGCTGCTGGCCCTATACTACTTCAACCACTACCTGACCCGGGGCGGACTGCTGCGCCTGGGCCTGTTTTTCCTGATTGTGGGCCTGATTGTGTTTCTGCAGCACCGCACCGTCTGGCTCACCACGATTCTGGCCCTGGCCCTGAACGGGCTGCTGGTAGCCACGGGCCGGGTAGAGGGCGCGCGCCTGAGTCTGAACCGCCTGCTGCCCGTGGTGCTTATGCCCCTGCTTGCGGTTGTGCTGGGCGGTACGGCGCTGATGCTGGATAACCCACAGGTACTGCGCCGGCTGGAAACCAGCCTGGAAGATATTGAGCACGCCGACAAGCAGGGTACTGGCAGCTGGCGCCTGCAGCAGATAGAAACCTACCAGCCTTTTGTGGAGGAGCACCCCATTCTGGGCCTGCGCCTGGAGGGATTTGAACTGCCCGTGCAGTTTTACGGCGACGGCGACACCCCCGTGTGGGCCGACCGCACGGGCCACCACTTCCACAGCTTCTACCTCGACCGGCTGTTCTACTTCGGGGTGCTGGGCCTGCTGCTGGTAATTGCCGTGCCTATTGTTCAGCTCTGGCAGCGGGTGCGGCAGCCAGTACCCCTGAGCCCGGCTACGGCAGCCCTGGTGTGCTACGTTGGGTGCAGCCTGCTCTACGGCGTTTCCTACGACTGGCCGCCCTACCTCTACGGCCTGATCGGGCTTACGCTGGCCCTGGCCGCGCCCGTTACCGCGGCGGCCCCTGCCGCTTCCCCGGCCTTCCCCCGGGCCGATGAAGACCTGGTCCGGCTTCCGTATTCTGCTCCTCAAGCCCCCTCTCCGCATGCTGTCCACTCCTGA
- a CDS encoding nucleotide-diphospho-sugar transferase: protein MKTWSGFRILLLKPPLRMLSTPDAAAPAAAPLHTPVLLLIFNRPDTTRRVFDAIRRARPTRLYIAADGPRATHPEDAARCAAARAEVAHVDWPCEVFTLFRTSNLNCGVGPASALNWFFEHEEAGIILEDDCVPAPSFFRFCEELLVHYRHDTRVLHIGGNNFSREARRPQPAGADSYFFSTQVNSWGWATWRRAWHLYDFHLSQYHQLAAQGKLRGLYSSWLENRYRLSKIRSVVGLPQPPDVWDYQWHFTVAAHSGLCIVPAVNLVGNIGFGEQGTHTLDATDEFADIPTSELEFPLRHPAFVLPDRRRDQQRFREFLWGRLTAKARRLTARLVPRAATPPPAPPAPVSSPPILHTQLV, encoded by the coding sequence ATGAAGACCTGGTCCGGCTTCCGTATTCTGCTCCTCAAGCCCCCTCTCCGCATGCTGTCCACTCCTGATGCCGCGGCTCCTGCCGCCGCACCGCTGCACACGCCGGTGCTGCTGCTCATCTTCAACCGCCCCGATACCACCCGGCGCGTATTTGACGCCATCCGCCGGGCCCGGCCCACGCGCCTCTATATTGCCGCCGACGGCCCCCGGGCAACCCACCCCGAAGACGCCGCCCGCTGCGCCGCGGCCCGCGCCGAGGTAGCCCATGTCGATTGGCCCTGCGAGGTATTTACCCTGTTTCGGACCAGCAACCTGAACTGCGGCGTAGGCCCGGCTAGCGCCCTGAACTGGTTTTTTGAGCACGAAGAGGCCGGCATCATTCTGGAAGACGACTGCGTGCCGGCGCCTTCGTTTTTCCGGTTCTGCGAGGAGCTGCTGGTCCATTACCGCCACGATACCCGGGTGCTTCACATCGGGGGCAACAACTTCAGCCGGGAAGCCCGGCGGCCCCAACCCGCCGGCGCCGATTCGTACTTTTTCTCTACCCAGGTAAATAGCTGGGGCTGGGCTACCTGGCGCCGGGCCTGGCACCTCTACGATTTTCACCTGAGCCAGTACCACCAGCTGGCGGCCCAGGGAAAGCTGCGCGGCCTTTACAGCTCCTGGCTCGAAAACCGCTACCGGCTCAGCAAAATCCGGAGTGTGGTGGGCCTGCCCCAGCCCCCCGACGTGTGGGACTACCAGTGGCACTTTACGGTAGCGGCGCACTCGGGCCTGTGCATAGTGCCGGCCGTGAACCTGGTGGGCAACATCGGGTTCGGGGAGCAGGGCACGCACACACTGGACGCCACCGACGAGTTTGCCGACATCCCAACCTCTGAGCTGGAGTTTCCCCTGCGCCACCCCGCCTTCGTGCTACCTGACCGCCGCCGCGACCAGCAGCGGTTCCGGGAGTTTTTGTGGGGACGCCTCACGGCCAAAGCACGGCGCCTCACGGCCCGCCTTGTGCCCCGCGCCGCTACCCCGCCACCGGCCCCGCCGGCTCCGGTTTCCTCGCCTCCCATTCTGCACACCCAACTGGTATGA
- a CDS encoding glycosyltransferase family 4 protein, translating into MNALISAYACNPAHGGEDSNGFNWAWQTARRGHRVWCLTTPDGQANIAAFLAEQGHELPAGQLRFLFVAVPAWVQFLYRWQFGVYLHYMVWQYQAWRQARQLSQTVTFDYVHHVTYGSLQMGSWLWRLGKPLIFGPVGGGQQAPAAFRPLIPDWFKTETLRNAISWLLMTFDPNVRQTLRHATLVLAANSETAALARRLGARRVELFLDTGLPESYFPAAAPQRCPGPVLRLLWLARLYPRKALVLVLEALARVNPGISFHLTIVGDGPLGPLVPGWIAQYGLTDRVTWRGAVSWLEAREAFLEHDVFLFGSLRDSFASQFLEAMATGLPIITLDHQGAHDFIPAAAAIKVPVTTPEATANGLARAVEYLHAHPAARQAMSQAGYAFARTQTWAARTYRLMKLTAHLVPARPSRPRRAPALPLERAVALPAG; encoded by the coding sequence ATGAACGCTCTGATATCGGCCTATGCCTGCAACCCGGCCCACGGGGGCGAGGACAGCAACGGCTTCAACTGGGCCTGGCAAACCGCCCGGCGCGGGCACCGGGTTTGGTGCCTTACTACCCCCGATGGGCAGGCCAACATTGCCGCCTTTCTGGCGGAACAGGGCCACGAGCTGCCCGCCGGACAGCTGCGATTTTTGTTTGTGGCGGTGCCGGCCTGGGTGCAGTTTCTGTACCGCTGGCAGTTTGGGGTGTACCTGCACTATATGGTATGGCAGTACCAGGCCTGGCGGCAGGCGCGGCAGCTCAGCCAGACGGTAACCTTCGACTACGTGCACCACGTTACCTACGGCAGTCTGCAGATGGGCTCCTGGCTGTGGCGCCTGGGCAAGCCCCTGATTTTTGGGCCCGTGGGCGGGGGGCAGCAGGCCCCGGCCGCTTTTCGTCCCCTTATTCCCGACTGGTTTAAAACTGAAACCCTGCGCAACGCCATCAGCTGGCTGCTGATGACCTTCGACCCCAACGTGCGCCAGACCCTGCGCCACGCTACCCTGGTGCTGGCGGCCAACTCCGAAACGGCCGCCCTGGCCCGCCGCCTCGGCGCCCGCCGGGTCGAGCTGTTTCTGGATACTGGCCTGCCCGAATCGTACTTTCCGGCGGCCGCTCCGCAGCGCTGCCCGGGGCCGGTGCTGCGGCTGCTGTGGCTGGCCCGGCTGTATCCGCGCAAGGCCTTGGTGCTGGTGCTGGAGGCTCTGGCGCGGGTTAATCCGGGCATTTCCTTTCACCTGACCATCGTGGGGGATGGGCCGCTGGGGCCGCTGGTGCCGGGCTGGATTGCCCAATACGGCCTTACAGACCGCGTAACGTGGCGCGGGGCAGTATCTTGGCTGGAAGCGCGGGAGGCGTTTCTGGAGCACGATGTGTTCCTGTTCGGCAGCCTACGCGACTCTTTCGCTTCGCAGTTTCTGGAGGCCATGGCCACCGGTCTGCCCATCATTACCCTCGACCACCAGGGAGCCCACGATTTTATTCCGGCCGCAGCCGCCATTAAGGTACCCGTTACTACCCCCGAGGCTACCGCCAACGGCCTAGCCCGCGCCGTGGAGTACCTGCACGCTCATCCCGCCGCCCGCCAGGCCATGAGCCAGGCCGGCTACGCCTTCGCCCGCACCCAAACCTGGGCCGCCCGCACCTACCGGCTCATGAAGCTGACCGCCCACCTGGTACCGGCGCGCCCGAGCCGCCCCCGCCGGGCACCGGCGCTGCCGCTGGAGCGGGCCGTGGCCCTGCCCGCCGGGTAG
- a CDS encoding glycosyltransferase family 2 protein gives MLYIVIPVFNRKEFTRACLESLRRQTHPDFRVVVVDDGSTDGTGQMLRTEFPEVLIEEGDGNLFWTAGVNLGIRRALAEGASRVMTLNNDVVAAPDFLARMLAWADLHPTAVLGALELDISTGQPVYGGETLDWRTNTRRDLLQTLPAEQRHGLHPVTYLPGRGLLIPRRVLETIGLFDERRLPHYLADFDYTSVARRHGFLVYCNYDAHLSTYPEESGQEITRRQRSLRGYYQHLFGIRGGGNLRNFTYFSLKNCPRPYLPYFLLNGYARRLVGYFLH, from the coding sequence ATGCTCTACATTGTTATACCCGTTTTCAACCGAAAAGAATTTACCCGGGCCTGCCTGGAATCCTTGCGCCGCCAAACGCACCCCGATTTTCGGGTGGTGGTGGTGGACGACGGCTCCACTGACGGTACCGGCCAGATGCTGCGCACGGAGTTTCCTGAAGTGCTGATTGAGGAAGGCGACGGGAATCTGTTCTGGACGGCCGGCGTAAACCTGGGCATCCGGCGCGCCCTGGCCGAGGGGGCTTCCCGGGTCATGACTCTCAACAACGACGTGGTGGCCGCCCCCGATTTTCTGGCCCGCATGCTTGCCTGGGCCGACCTTCATCCTACGGCCGTACTGGGGGCTCTGGAGCTAGATATTTCTACCGGCCAGCCCGTGTATGGCGGCGAGACCCTGGACTGGCGCACCAACACCCGCCGCGACCTGCTGCAAACCCTGCCGGCCGAGCAGCGCCACGGCCTGCACCCGGTTACCTACCTGCCCGGCCGGGGCCTGCTGATTCCGCGCCGGGTGCTGGAAACCATCGGGCTGTTTGATGAGCGGCGCCTGCCCCACTACCTCGCCGATTTCGACTATACCAGCGTGGCACGGCGGCACGGCTTTCTGGTGTACTGCAACTACGACGCCCACCTGAGCACCTACCCCGAGGAAAGCGGCCAGGAAATAACCCGCCGCCAGCGCAGCCTGCGCGGCTACTACCAGCACCTGTTCGGAATCCGGGGCGGGGGCAACCTGCGCAACTTCACGTACTTCAGCCTCAAAAACTGTCCCCGCCCCTACCTGCCCTACTTCCTGCTGAATGGCTACGCCCGCCGCCTGGTAGGCTACTTCCTGCACTAG
- a CDS encoding glycosyl hydrolase, protein MRGAFIFRLASALGLLLLCTLCTLAGQDAVLVITQGGTYSGRYESTDSDQACIRIATTEPVVLENCELRGPGRLIDATAGGARLTVRNCRGYGRPPTADNRSRGRFLEINKGVSLQAEHNYLEHTAGLLVYQWSGDGTPAQTITVRYNQARNIDGRFRNGGGAHVSFLQLNEVHGVGHIDIGWNQVINEPDNSLVEDNINLHNSSGTPASPLRVHDNYIQGAYPIPATAAKFTGSGITTDGDASSALTTTAYVEAYQNQVVSTCNAAMNIAAGHHNVFHHNRMVTSGLLPNGTRLRATYAATSIFNAYQKPATVFFANRIENNTIGFVSWGRHSPGPDRHDLSEGNCTECTSTIHLPGPITLAQEQQELAAWQTRLRQIGQVVGPQSRRGPVSVAP, encoded by the coding sequence ATGAGGGGTGCTTTCATTTTCCGGCTGGCTAGCGCCCTGGGCCTGTTGCTGCTGTGCACCCTGTGTACGCTGGCGGGCCAGGATGCCGTGCTCGTGATTACGCAGGGCGGCACGTACTCCGGCCGCTACGAAAGCACCGACTCGGACCAAGCCTGCATCCGGATTGCTACTACTGAACCCGTAGTGCTGGAAAACTGCGAGTTGCGCGGCCCCGGCCGCCTGATTGATGCCACCGCAGGCGGCGCCCGCCTGACGGTGCGCAACTGCCGCGGCTACGGCCGGCCCCCTACTGCCGACAACCGGTCCCGCGGCCGCTTTCTGGAGATAAACAAAGGGGTTAGCCTGCAGGCTGAGCACAACTACCTGGAGCACACGGCCGGCCTGCTGGTGTACCAGTGGAGCGGCGACGGCACACCCGCCCAAACGATAACCGTGCGCTACAATCAGGCGCGTAACATCGATGGCCGGTTTCGCAATGGAGGGGGCGCCCACGTCAGTTTTTTGCAGCTGAACGAGGTGCACGGCGTGGGCCACATTGATATTGGCTGGAACCAGGTCATCAACGAGCCCGACAATAGCCTGGTAGAAGATAACATCAACCTGCATAACTCCTCGGGCACGCCCGCCAGCCCCCTGCGGGTGCACGATAATTATATTCAGGGCGCCTACCCCATCCCGGCCACGGCAGCTAAATTCACGGGCTCGGGCATCACAACCGACGGCGATGCTTCTTCGGCGCTGACTACTACGGCTTACGTGGAAGCCTACCAGAACCAGGTAGTGAGCACCTGCAACGCGGCCATGAATATTGCCGCCGGCCACCACAACGTGTTTCACCACAACCGCATGGTAACCAGCGGCCTGCTACCTAATGGCACCCGTCTGCGGGCTACGTACGCGGCTACCTCTATTTTCAACGCCTACCAGAAGCCAGCCACGGTGTTCTTCGCCAACCGGATTGAGAACAACACGATTGGGTTTGTGAGCTGGGGCCGCCACTCCCCGGGTCCCGACCGCCACGACTTGAGCGAGGGAAACTGCACAGAGTGCACCAGCACCATACATTTGCCCGGGCCCATTACCCTGGCTCAGGAGCAGCAGGAACTGGCAGCCTGGCAAACCCGGTTGCGCCAGATAGGGCAGGTAGTGGGACCCCAAAGCCGCCGCGGCCCGGTTTCTGTAGCGCCCTGA